Proteins encoded within one genomic window of Besnoitia besnoiti strain Bb-Ger1 chromosome II, whole genome shotgun sequence:
- a CDS encoding histone arginine methyltransferase PRMT5 (encoded by transcript BESB_034420) — MPLHSPSDSCLTAPVYFGVGLSHSAVRTPASLRSHLQTVRSNLQCDFVVIPTAAASSDLSLADALRAQRTSSSSSAFAPLSSPPSAAARAPVRASIPLDHLPVFAVDPAKKADAGGRQPSALASFATCSFRGVDGGLTELPESYAFTPSTGSDLALDSHTWSSSVVCELSPWIAPDRHLCASALSLVSSSSSSSATSAPTPGPSGAAEREDASAAAPAAAADDALCVAFDVAAESEGAAAALKAPRPPRQFAHWSFHAAAWKREMQWAAHVGAYAIIAPVPHAGDVPIEYARQLRAVLSQLQPPSVWLRLPLVYPRETRGAAAASAPPPATPGSNLPSEEDLARWLAEPIRAVLVSPAIFTCAADPASPAASPAEAEGGKRGAKSGGRGLSVALSPRHFSFLARCAEHRVKIILRQDDEEEAPGEGASAASVAAAAAPALDPTDDAAFPALRAAASPARREAKSAALQAQAPSPLMDMQPYLSYIVARFLQLPSLPPAALFAAPYRDVLQSPMQPLADNLSTMNYEVFERDPVKYVRYRQATLRRLREIWGPAAGAVGAEKGSAASPEKPAGKAKGGKKKKKASSHRRDVETDSDFGGDSWDEEEEAEEGERRGAPTSPSAATYKWCLGGLQCREHSHIPEVFPGGRQGRLVIMVVGAGRGPLVQAALDALREAEVPLCRVHLYAVEKNCNAVITLRSRQQHDRCEGWRAVRVVESDMREVGREVTEKADILISELLGSFGDNELSVECLHGAQRKLLKRGGVSIPTAYVSSLEPVSSPRLWTAIDSYGDAKHFESPYVVDLFAVYRPGREGPLECFHFRHPEPLLPFAGEKETDPPGDATAAAGATAGTAAGPATQGAGARRAWPAAAQLTAWRHRRTRLAWEMKADAVVHGLAGYFHCCLYADVHISIDPRSFSEGMFSWFPLFLPFRVPVYVRRGEALEVYVAREGDEHRVWYEWAVIQPTPSDIYNHLGTHSFIGK; from the exons ATGCCGCTTCACTCGCCCTCGGACTCGTGCCTGACGGCGCCAGTGTATTTCGGGGTGGGCCTCTCGCACTcggctgtacgtacaccggcgtcgctgcgctcgcATCTGCAGACGGTTCGCAGCAACTTACAGTGCGACTTTGTGGTCATTCcgacggcagctgcgtcCTCGGATTTGTCCCTGGCGGACGCAttgcgcgcgcagcgaacttcctcttcttcctcggcctTTGCGCCGCTTTCGTCTCCCccatctgcagctgcgcgcgcgccggtccGCGCCTCGATTCCGCTGGATCATCTGCCGGTTTTCGCGGTCGACccagcgaagaaggcggatgCGGGCGGTCGCCAGCCCTCCGCACTTGCCTCCTTCGCGACCtgctccttccgcggcgTGGACGGCGGCCTCACCGAGCTCCCCGAGAGCTACGCCTTCACGCCAAGCACCGGCTCGGACTTGGCGCTGGACTCCCACACGTGGTCCTCCTCCGTGGTCTGCGAACTCTCCCCGTGGATCGCACCGGATCGGcacctctgcgcgtctgccctctcgctcgtctcttcttcctcgtcttcctcggcgacgagcgccccCACGCCAGGCCCGtccggggcggcggagagggaggacgcctctgccgcggcgcccgccgccgctgcggacgacgcgctctgcgtcgcgtttGACGTCGCGGCCGAGtccgagggcgccgccgcggcgctcaaggccccgcggcctcctcggcaGTTTGCGCATTGGTCGTTCCACGCGGCGGCATGGAAGCGGGAGATGCAGTGGGCGGCGCACGTGGGGGCGTACGCCATCATCGCGCCGGTGCCGCACGCGGGCGACGTGCCGATTGAGTacgcgcgacagctgcgcgcggttctcagccagctgcagccgccgtccgtctggctgcgtctgccgctcgtCTAtccgcgggagacgcgcggcgccgcggcggcctccgcccccccgcctgcGACCCCTGGCAGCA ACCTCCCCAGCGAGGAGGACCTCGCGCGCTGGCTCGCGGAGCCCAtccgcgccgtcctcgtctcCCCCGCGATCTTcacctgcgcggcggacCCCGCGAgtcccgccgcgtcgcccgcggaggcagagggcggcaAGCGGGGGGCCAAGAGTGGGGGACGGGGCTTGAGCGTCGCGCTCAGTCCGCGGCACTTTTCGTttctcgcccgctgcgcggAGCACCGCGTGAAGATCATTCTGCGgcaggacgacgaggaggaggcgccgggcgagggcgcttccgccgcctccgtcgcggcggccgcggcgcccgcgctcgaCCCCACGGACGACGCAGCCTTCCCAGCGCTgcgggccgcggcgtcgcctgcgcgcagagaggcgaaatccgcggcgctccaggcgcaggcgccgtcgccgctgatGGACATGCAGCCGTACCTCTCCTACATCGTGGCGCGgtttctgcagctgccctcgctgccgccggccgccCTGTTCGCCGCGCCCTACCGCGACGTGCTGCAGTCGCCGATGCAGCCGCTGGCGGACAACCTGAGCACGATGAACTACGAAGTCTTCGAGCGTGACCCCGTCAAGTACGTCCGCTACCGCCAGGCGACCCTCCGGCGACTACGCGAGATCTGGggccctgcggcgggcgcggtgggcgccgagaagggttcggcggcgagcccggaGAAGCCCGCAGGGAAGGCAAAGGgcgggaagaagaaaaagaaagcgTCGTCGCATCGGCGCGACGTCGAGACCGACAGCGACTTTGGGGGCGACTCGtgggacgaggaggaggaggccgaggagggcgagaggcggggcgcgccgacgtcgccctcggccgcgACCTACAAGTGGTGTCTGGGCGGACTGCAGTGCCGCGAGCACAGCCACATCCCGGAGGTCTTCCCCGGCGGGCGACAGGGTCGACTGGTGATCATGGTAGTGGGCGCGGGACGCGGGCCGCTggtgcaggcggcgctcgacgcgctgcgggaggcggaggTTCCGCTGTGCCGCGTGCATCTCTACGCGGTCGAGAAGAACTGCAACGCAGTGATcacgctgcgctcgcggcagcagcacgaCCGCTGCGAAGGCTGGCGCGCGGTCCGCGTGGTGGAGTCCGACATGCGCGAGGTGGGCCGCGAAGTCACGGAGAAGGCAGATATTTTGATCTCCGAGCTCCTCGGCAGCTTCGGGGACAACGAGCTCTCGGTCGAGTGCCTGCACGGGGCGCAGCGCAAGCTGCTCAAGCGCGGCGGGGTCTCCATTCCGACCGCGTACGTCTCCAGTCTCGAGCCCGtcagctcgccgcgcctctggaCCGCCATCGACAGCTACGGCGACGCCAAGCACTTTGAGTCGCCGTACGTGGTGgacctcttcgccgtctaCCGCCCGGGCCGCGAGGGCCCCCTCGAGTGCTTCCACTTCCGACACCCCGAGCCCCTCCTGCCCTtcgccggcgagaaggagacagaccCGCCCGGCGACGCcactgcagccgccggcgcgaccgcggggaCAGCCGCCGGCCCCGCCACGCAGGGcgcgggggcgcggcgcgcgtggccggcggccgcgcagttGACGGCGTGGCGGCAccggcggacgcgcctgGCGTGGGAGATGAAGGCGGACGCGGTGGTGCACGGGTTGGCGGGCTACTTTCACTGCTGTCTGTACGCGGACGTGCACATCTCGATCGAcccgcgctccttctccgaGGGCATGTTCAGCTGGttccctctctttcttccctTCCGCGTGCCCGTCTACGtccggcgaggcgaggcgctggaggtctacgtcgcccgcgaaggcgatGAGCATCGCGTCTGGTACGAGTGGGCCGTCATCCAGCCCACGCCCAGCGACATCTACAACCACCTCGGCACGCACTCCTTCATCGGCAAgtga